Proteins encoded together in one Campylobacter concisus window:
- a CDS encoding c-type cytochrome, which translates to MKKLLIVSSVAALLSTAAFAADGATIYKKCVACHGAKAEKVFNNKVPALTSLDAATIEAALKGYKTGANKFGLGAMMKPIATPMSDEDAKAVAEYIQTLK; encoded by the coding sequence ATGAAAAAACTACTAATCGTTTCAAGTGTTGCAGCACTACTTTCAACTGCTGCTTTCGCTGCAGATGGCGCTACTATCTATAAAAAATGCGTTGCCTGTCATGGCGCTAAAGCTGAAAAAGTTTTCAATAACAAAGTTCCAGCTTTAACATCACTTGACGCAGCAACTATCGAAGCAGCTCTTAAAGGCTACAAAACAGGAGCAAATAAATTTGGTCTTGGTGCTATGATGAAACCTATCGCTACTCCAATGAGCGATGAAGATGCAAAAGCAGTAGCTGAATACATCCAAACTTTAAAATAA
- the gmhB gene encoding D-glycero-beta-D-manno-heptose 1,7-bisphosphate 7-phosphatase — MIREIANKALFLDRDGVINEDAGYVCEIKDFKFIDGIFDALREFAKAGYKLFVVTNQSGIGRGYYTQEQFDALNKFMLESFKKEQIFITKVYFCPHAPEQKCICRKPNPKMILDACKEFDIDLENSLMIGDKPSDVEAGKRAGVGRNFLLDGINFKDVRDVLNKLKKEKSL; from the coding sequence ATGATAAGAGAAATAGCCAACAAAGCACTTTTTTTAGACCGAGATGGTGTCATAAATGAGGACGCTGGATACGTTTGTGAGATCAAAGACTTTAAATTTATTGATGGCATTTTTGATGCGTTAAGAGAATTTGCTAAGGCTGGCTACAAGCTCTTTGTCGTGACAAATCAATCAGGCATCGGCAGGGGCTACTACACGCAGGAGCAGTTTGACGCTCTAAATAAATTTATGCTTGAAAGCTTTAAAAAAGAGCAGATTTTTATCACAAAAGTCTATTTTTGCCCGCACGCTCCAGAGCAAAAATGCATCTGCAGAAAGCCAAATCCAAAAATGATACTTGATGCTTGCAAAGAGTTTGACATAGACCTTGAAAACTCGCTCATGATAGGCGATAAGCCAAGCGACGTCGAGGCTGGCAAAAGAGCGGGCGTTGGTAGAAATTTCTTGCTTGATGGGATAAATTTTAAAGATGTAAGAGATGTTTTAAATAAGCTAAAAAAGGAAAAATCACTATGA
- the rfaD gene encoding ADP-glyceromanno-heptose 6-epimerase, which translates to MNLNGKKIVITGGAGFIGSALAHYFDENYKDAHVLVVDKFRNDETFSNGNLKSFGHFKNLLGFKGEIYAGDINDPGTLEKIKSFRPDVIYHEAAISDTTVKEQDELIKTNVNAFVNLLDICESLGAKMIYASSGATYGNAKSPQTVGECEAPNNVYGFSKLSMDNINKIYAKRGVSVVGLRYFNVFGKGEFFKNKTASMVLQFGLQILAGKTPRLFEGSDQIKRDFVYIKDIIDANIKALDAPSGVYNAATGKARSFQDIADILQREIGVNLGNEYIKNPFIGSYQFHTEADVAPAREAFGFSATWSLEEAIKDYLPEIKRIYKEEING; encoded by the coding sequence ATGAATTTAAACGGAAAAAAGATAGTTATAACTGGCGGCGCTGGCTTTATCGGCTCAGCCTTAGCGCACTATTTTGATGAAAACTATAAAGATGCTCACGTGCTTGTTGTGGATAAATTTAGAAACGACGAGACATTTAGCAATGGCAACTTAAAAAGCTTTGGCCATTTTAAAAATTTACTTGGTTTTAAGGGTGAAATTTACGCTGGCGACATCAACGACCCTGGCACGCTTGAGAAGATAAAAAGTTTTCGTCCAGACGTCATCTACCACGAAGCAGCGATCTCAGACACCACTGTAAAAGAGCAAGACGAGCTAATAAAAACAAATGTAAATGCCTTTGTAAATTTGCTTGATATCTGCGAGAGTTTGGGCGCAAAGATGATCTACGCTAGCTCAGGCGCCACTTACGGCAACGCAAAGAGCCCGCAAACAGTTGGCGAGTGCGAAGCGCCAAATAACGTCTATGGCTTTAGCAAACTAAGCATGGATAATATCAATAAAATTTACGCTAAGCGCGGTGTGAGTGTGGTTGGACTAAGATATTTTAATGTCTTTGGCAAGGGCGAGTTTTTCAAAAATAAAACCGCCTCGATGGTGCTTCAGTTTGGACTTCAAATTTTAGCTGGCAAGACCCCAAGGCTCTTTGAAGGCAGCGACCAGATCAAACGCGACTTTGTCTATATAAAAGATATCATCGATGCAAATATAAAAGCACTTGACGCGCCAAGTGGCGTCTATAACGCAGCTACTGGCAAGGCAAGAAGCTTTCAAGATATCGCTGACATCTTACAGCGTGAGATCGGCGTAAATTTAGGCAACGAATATATCAAAAACCCATTTATCGGCTCATATCAATTTCACACAGAGGCCGACGTGGCCCCAGCTCGCGAGGCATTTGGTTTTAGTGCGACTTGGAGCTTAGAAGAGGCGATAAAAGACTATTTGCCAGAGATAAAGAGAATTTATAAGGAAGAGATAAATGGCTAA